cacgcctttcctttttttaatttgggtgtggggttccacttaatatccatacaagacccaaagggcctggtaatggactgggggggggggggggggggtacccatggcgtttgtctcactgattttcatccatattgccgggacccgacattacattaaagccgcaagcagttttaaattacttttattcctttaaaaatgtcattttgtgcagggactgttctaagcacgggaaacacgtgccactgtacaggcatactatagacaccccccaggtacaatatttaaaggaatatttcactttttttttcactttaagcatcattaaaatcactgctcccgaaaaaaacggctgtttttaaaacgttttttttttgcattgatacatgtcccctggggcaggacccaggtctccaaaccctttttaggacaataccatgcaaattagcctttaaaattagcacttttgatttcgaacgttcgagtcccatagacttcaatggggttctaaagttcgcgcaaattttcggtctgttcgcaggttctttaaaattagcacttttgatttagaacgttcaagtcccatagacttcaatggggttctaaagttcgcgcaaattttcggtctgttcgcaggttctggtgcgaactgaaccggggggtgttcggctcatccctactcttaataACACTGACATTGTCATTAGTGAGTGTGTAACCTTGCCGCAGTGTTCCACTCCTTATCCATGTGTTGGTTCCACTGACAGTCTGGCTTCATCTATTTCTAAATAGATGAAGCAAGAATCCGCGACACCGGACATTACTGTCACGATTACACACGCCCACGGCGACtagctaaccgcgacgtgcgttccgtgactggggtatatgaggaactaagggaataagggggaaattATACTTAGCATGTAagactacctttggccaccactagagggagactccactccaatccagctagctgaccacacacaggcagataaaaATCATAcgtacaatctggtgcactctaagggttggggagcagtctagcaaatAGCACacgcttctagggttcctccagctatcctgcaagcttgaaccccggtgttaatcacacttcccactgtccccacaactacacaccagacacacaataaacgctagcctgccaccacccaacagtttgtccgcagactggtctgctgagccaccacacacacagatctccatctggcagatctgttagcgtacaatctgcatgcaatctgccaacacgcaaTGTAATTGCATACCaattggcacgtaacttagactgagtacttaggcactaaaatataACAAcctcctagcttagtacacagaagtcacttattaattttatcatttaaatatcccgaaagtgggcagtgcataaaagatatacaaagaaaaacgaatttaccaaaaaagatacaaaaaatacaaaaagacacacaaattggcaatttgctatgaaaataaaaagagctaaaaacagaaataaactttaccgaagtCTTTCCttttgtagaagcatactggaacatgtagGAACTctccagtttcgaactggctttgtGGAAGAACGATGTCTATATCTCAGGCTAcctaatttattgaaatatggatgtgggctggactttagccaaTCGACCCTGggggatttccgataccagcgcatcagtccaaTTGTGACAGTACCAATCATTccctgcctgctgcaatcaggcgccatataacgattTTGTGTGGTACTCCAGGATTCCACACATGCTAaaaatacagagttacatgtacatgtAACCTATCACGTGTACGATcgaaaggaattattttcatctctctgctgctaatattttagcttttatgagagataaaataggtttcTTAGATCTGTTGATATTAATCAAAGTTTGCAGACCGGCCGGGGCCTTGCGAATGCCCCCTGTGGATCCatgtagccaaaatgactagcagttttctttgaggcctTAGGAAGGTGGCAATGTTtcctctaatgggaacttttattggcatctaggtgtcacttcgatcctagaaactggctctgtccttttcaaatgctaatgaaagcacatatgtgcatgactgatattgaatactatatttttaataacccagaattaaactacatctacaattattCTATCTCTACAGATTACATCACAACTCGTAAAGGCAAtactatcctacgcttacatttttGTTACAATGACATCACTCGCCAGCCGAGACCCAGAACCGACATGCTGGACGCACCGCTGACCACTAGGGCCATGCCAGCGGACACCGGGCACATAGACACTGACGCCTCCTGCTGGCCCTTGCATCCCCTGAGCTGGAGAGACTGGAGACTCTGGAACACCCACCACccgtactggagggggggtggtgctggGATGGTCACTGCACAACAAAAACAAAGGTAAGCCTTCTCcctccaccttggagagagcgcagctccctggTTACAGcaagcgcttccaccatggcggaggaaacacaataactgaagccatggtggaagaggagggatttaaaagcTGCATGTGTTTCCCGGAAAATGgttggagctgcgctctctccaaggttgtcctgaaaggcgatttgagaaaaaaTTTATTATACAGGGTCATTTAATTACGATTTTTCACTCCCTTACAATTAGATCAAGTCACAAGGgcacaaaaaaatttaatttgttttgttttttggccagAACCTTGGGTTGATCAAAATTATCACTGCTTGGCCATGCCATTTTTGTCTCGCTTGATCAATGTTCAAATAGATCATTTTGTTGATTCAGATATCGATCATTCAGTTGTATTGCACCTTGGTTGGTCATATGTCTAGATCACAGCAATGTCCCTGAGGTTAACGATCAGCAGTTGTAAAATTTCACTGACACTTGAGGTATCCATATTATGAGCACCATGAAGTTATCTTCAATTCTGATACAAGGCCAAGTTTCTTTAGTTCCTCTTTAGTTTTCCTGCAGAACAGAATTTCCTAATGAGAGCCCTGAAGAGTGTTACAATGAGGTAGATGGCCACAGTGAGAACAACGAAGAAGAAAAGAATAACATCCAGCAGCCAATATTGATACCAGGGCAGTTTGTAAGAATAGGGATGAAGATGACCGCCTCCACCCGATTGGATGATGTGATCCACCCATCTCAGTAATTGCTGGTCTGGAGGAAAGGGCTGTGACCTTCTAATGGCTTGCAGCTTCATTGCTGATGTCTTGAAGCTGTGAACATAAGGGAATACAATCTGGGTCAAGGACAAAGATTTAACAACTTGTTGTCTAAAGCGATTTTGCAACAGCACTTTAAAGGTGAATTCCAGGAATGGCAATTTTAAAGTGTAGTACAGTCTGCAGCGCTAGCAGTGGAGGAGTGTCTGCATGCTCCGGCAGCTTGCACAGTCTATGTTACTCTCCCTCCACCTGTGTAAGTACCACTCATTGTGCTGATTTAATAtataaataaacttaggctttaagacTCTGTATAGCACCTCTCAGAGTGGGGTAGGGTGCTTCTTCTCCTTtttctgtccagtcacaggttgtggGGGAAAGGAGACTATAAATGAAAGTGCAGTAGAGAAAGATCAGGTCTCCTCCATTGCTAGATAGGTCTGTGGGGCAGAACAGgggtagagctgtgtaaatctcaggacctgATAGACAGAAACACAAATCCTCTGGCATGTAAAACGGCTTTCATACATGTATTTCATCAGTATATTTAGCCATTTCTCTGGAGTTTAGCTTTGATTTTTGTTTGGTGACTACAAAATGCCTTAGCACAGTGTAGCAGATTATCAGTTGACAGTAAAGGGAAGTAGGAGGTGTAATGTTATATTATGAAAAACTATCATGGCTGCATAGGGAGGTCCCCTATGTAGTGATTGAtagagtggtggtggggggggggggtagctagaTGCGTATTGTGTTCTATATGTTTGGGTTGAAACTGTTATTTTTTGCTGTGTTTCAGTAAAAGATGTTCACATCACATTCTGTGTCAGTTACAGCTATAAAACCTCACAGATATCAGATACATGTTTTATCCGGTGAAAACCTCACAGATGTTACTTTGCCAACACTTACCTTTTATTTTCTATGATGTGTTGAATGGTGCTTGCAAAGTTGTCAGCCTTTAGTTGGCCAGGTAGAATATAAGTTCCCATTTGTTTGGCTTTTACTCTGACCATGTTTTCTTTCTGGTCCCCAAGAAGTGGAATCCCAAGAACAGGAACTCCATGATACACAGCTTCCATCAAACTGTTCATTCCCCCATGTGTCACAAAAAGACGCAGTTTGGGGTGTCCTAAATTCAACAGAGGCAATAAAGAAAATCAGTCTAAGAGAGAAGAGGCAAGGGTGAGTGGTTGGGAGGGGAGAAGTGGGGTAGGGAAGGGAGGAGTAGAAGAGAGGGTAAGGTAGAAGAGAGGGGTAGGCAAGTGTGGGGGAAGAAGAGAAGTGAGGTTGGGAAGTGAGGAGTAGGAGAGAGGGTAAGTTgatggagaagagaggggaggcaAGTGTTAAGGAAAGAGAGGTGTGAGTAAGGGAGAAGTAGGAGAGAGGGTAAGATGAGGGAGGAGATGGGGGGTAAGGGGTAGGTAGGGGGGAGTAGGAGGGGGTTATAGTGAAGAAGGAGAAGAGAGGCTAGGGTTAAGCAGGCCATTGATGGTTAGTCATTTTataccgtttccccgaaaataagacctagcgtgattgtcagcgatggctgcaatataagccctaccccccaaataagccctaccctgtttacccgaaaataagccctaccctgaaaataagacctacaatgactttaactagggcttatttggggggtagggcttatattgcagccatcaccgacaatcacgctaggtcttattttcagggaaacagggtatgttcaGCCAGAGGGCTTAccgaaaaaaaatgaataacagaTTGCTCCATACACTGATAAGCGTCTGTAGCCTTGTTATAGCCTGGTTATTGATTTTCCAACATTCTCCTTCTCAATCAAAGGATTACCTTCTGTCGAGCAGGGACAGCTGCACATGCACACACTGAATGAAATCCAGGCGTCCCTGCTGAACTGTCTAAATTTTGATCCGTCCATGACCAGCTTAAAGGAAAGAGTGGGCTGTAGAATGTAGAGGTAGGGGGGCATAAAGTGAGGGAAAAGAGTAGAGAGTGAAGGAATGGAAAGGAGAGTGAAAGGTGAGAGGGAGTAGGGAATAAGCgaagggggaaaaggggagaagggaaggggataGGTAGAAGAGGGAAAGCACAAGCTAGaaaggtgtaaaaaaaacacataactgcTTTGAATGTTCATGACCACAAAGAGCCGCTGATATTACTAACTAGATGATCAGGCCTAAATCACATCAATGCCTGTTGAAAATTCATTGTTATGATGTTCAGTAAGCAAGAATGCTATAGATCAGCTCTTCTAAAACCAAAGTTctgtgaaaccctagggttcctcaacGGTTTGCTCAGGGATCCTTGAGCACTGGGGAGTGATGGTCTGATTTCCTGTCTGATGGTGCCTAGTTCTGGCACCAATGTAACTAGGTAGAGTCAATAGCTTGGTACCAGCACAGCCTTTCCTCTCATCCCTCGGGTAGGTAACCAGTAATCCCAATTATATTTTTACCTGCCTTCGTGGGGAGCTTCCaccactgaccactgatgtaaagAGGCTCTTCTCCTGCTGACCATGAATGTAAGGGGATATTTCCTTACTGATGTTAAGGTTGCAGTACAATTGTCACTGCCAGTCATTTAAGGGGATCTTCACTAGAGttgtggcgcatctgtaccatgtatagaacctgctgcagaaaaactgacatttacggtatataaaagaaaaaaaaagacatttaaattgccggcaatacaaaaatgttttacaaaaaaatttacaaaaaaacagcatggggtcacccccaaaatccataccaggccacattccctcaacatggggtgggtgccttggagtggggggggctctgcctctggggacaagggcctcttccatgtCTGGCGGAATGGTGGGTATCGTGtctgacaatggatctacatcgggggacatttttttttttttttaataaaggaattgtcaaaaactgcctcctgtctttatttatgtttgacactttttttggtgaatgggggggtgggatctgggggcccttactaaagggggcttccagattccgataagcctgctgcccacagacccccacaaccaccttccaggtttgtcgggaagaggcccctgtccacatcaacatgggagagtccccccaccccaaaatacccccccatgttgggggcatgtggcctagtatgctTTAGAAGAGGGGActactcgctcatcccctcccttcctgtcctgcatgcttggaaaagggtctggtatggattttgggagggaccccacacgtttttttttttttttattttggcgtggggttcaccttaaagTTCGTACCAGACCTGAAAAGGCCTCGTATGGATTGTCTATTACgggcaacgtttttttttttcacttttttctattgccggcaatgttttttaattcattcagctgtcagcggggaagcctgatccttaacaaccagttattcgctgtgccctgattgggcaaagctttgtccaatcagggcttagaatgcactgtgcaaattcgggtgtttgccaaacagccgatgttcgggccaaacttttgctcggcttgaaactgttcacccaactctaatcTTCACCTTAACATTATTGCCACTTTATTTTTGGGGGGAGAGTAGGTGCCTAGTTTTGGCAGGTGCCCGCTTCCACTTCCGCTGGAATCGCCTGGGTGATTCTACCGGAAGTTCTCCCTCAGCCCTTCCTGCCTGCAACCTCTTGTGACccttcataggtcccaggaggctCACAAGGCACAGAGCAGCTTACGCATGGGCAGTGGGAACCTGGCTGTGGATCTGCATTAACCATTTACCAACcggctcatgtacatatacgtcggcagtttgaagatggatatctcggtcatggcagcagctgctgccacaaccgaggtatccatctttagagctggcggttctgtgtacgataatggtggtctctgtggcggattcacctcAAGATCACTgctattggcggcgggagaggtgtcccccccccctcccgcctctctcctgtgccctctgccgcttactggagccgttggtagcggtggagacgatcgggtcctttcacgtctgtggtatagagatgagtgaggggaagatggcccccacccatctccataccgtaggagggcggaagcgacgtcaaaatgtcacttccgcccatatgtcttaaaggcacatttttctgttgtcattttttcatgacatttttacatgacaatttttttttttttttttttttttgcatcctagttcaaatatgagatctgaggactttttgacaccagatctcatatttaagaggtcctgtcatgctttttttctattacaagggatgtttacattccttgtaataggaataaaagtgactcatttaaaaaaaaaactgtgaaaaaataaataaaatcaagtaaaataaataagaaaaaaacccaatttttttaaagcgccctgtcccgacgagctcgcgctcagaagtgaacgcatatgcaagtagcgcccgcatatgaaaacggtggtcaaaccacacataagaggtatcgccgcgatcggtagaattagagcaataattctagccctagacctcctctgtaacgcaaaacatgcagcctgtagaattttttaaacgtcatctatggagatttttgagggtaaaagtttgacgccattccacgagcgggcgcaattttgaaacgtgaaatgttgggtatcaatttacttggcgtaacattatctttcacaatataaaaaaaattggactaacttcactgctgtcttatttttttattcaaaaaagttaattttttccaaaaaagtgcgcttgtaagaccgctgcgcaaatacggtgtgaaaaaaagcattgcaatgaccgccattttattttctagggtgttagaatacccaaacattatatattggtttttttctaagtaattttctagcaaaaaaaaactgttttaaacatgtaaacacctggcACAGCTGACTTACCACATTAAACATGCCAGCGTTGGGGACccgaagaccagtgaagaaccagCCCAGGTGAGAACAgccctggatccctggacaggtaagagtccttTTATTAAACGACAGcatgtacagtatttgtagctgttgacttgtATTCTTTTCTAGTTACTGAAAATCCTCTGTGTTCTTTCTACAACCATTTTCGGAGTGGCAGGGCCTCGCACTGTCACACCATATATGATACATGTCCATCCTTTGATACCAGTCAGGGCCAGCGCTAACATAAGGCGGCTTAAGCAGCTGCCTTAGGGTGCCAGGATAGGAGGGGGGTGCAAAAATCTGAATCCAAAATCACTTACTGGGGATTTGTATTTTTACAGTGCTgcagacgtgttttttttttttacacatgtacTTTTGTAAAGCcaacttttgtctttcatgtgGAAGTGATCACTTCCACCACTGCTGAGATCTGCCGCCCTCCTGCCCGCCATGTTCACCAGGCTCCTCTGtcccaaaatgcaccttcgcctaagtagacaaaaatcttTGCACCAGTCCTGATTCCAGTGTTTCCAAATCTCTGGGTAAATACATAACAATGTATAGAATTCGAATGACTATAAACTTGGAACGCCACTAATAAAGACCTTTCTCCTGTTTATGGGGTGCGATTATATGAGGGCCTATATTCACTTGTCATAAAGAAGCCCTAAATAATGTAAAGGTTAAGTGAAAAATAGATCAATTTAGTGGTCATTTGCACAATAATCAAGATGGTAtacattaataaattaaatgatCAATTTCTGCATAAATGACAGTAAAAGTTTTACCCAATAAATCATTCTGTGATACCCAGTCCATAATTTTAAGGTTGGGAGCAATTTCCACCTCTTGTGGCCATTTTGACCTCTGATAACTCCAAATCACCTTCTGCTCAATCTTAGCGAATCCTCCGTTCATCTCCTTGATGAATTCCACTAGAGGGAGTGAGGACAACATCGACCCCAGAGTCACCACAATGAAACCAGCATCCCCGGACTCAGATATAAAGTCTTCCAGTTCCTGAATATAATGACAATAAATTTTATTTGGCAGTAGTGAATTGTCTGTCTGGATTTTTATCCATGAACCTCCAACTCATTGTCTGCCTTGGGCTGTGTATTGTGAATGTAAGCTGATTTTAGATTTGCTCAAAAACATAACCAAAGCTATGTAcaagtattaaagtgtttgtaaagcccacacttatttatttttggatagattTGGGAAGCCTTAAAATTCCCTATCAGTTTTTGGTGCCTCTGAGGAGTATTCCCTTTACTTAATGTCCTGGAGACGCAATAGCAAATGATAGGATATCTCACAAATCTGAGGGGACTTCCTGTTTTAGGCATTTGTCACCAAATTATTTAATCCCATTGTATGTTTAACCCTTACTTCTTAATATGGTgatattttactttttactttttacctTACTTCTTAATATGGTGATATTTTAGATTTCCCATCAACTTCTGTCTTGGAGTCAATGATCACAAGGATAAATAGGAAGGGTGAATCTGTCcagtggggatacagacagcaatccAAATATAACAAGCCTAACATTTCCCCATGATCCAAATtgaaggaaaaaaagttttgtctgcgCATACAGAAGAAGTGTGATGCTTGGAGATTGGCTTTAgaatttgaggaaaaaaaaaaatgttctaataaAGTATACAATGTATTACTATATGTGTCTTTCTGTTCTATTGACCCCTGTTTCCTTTATTTCTAGTCCCAGATGATAAATATTCTCAGTGTGGGCCACAGAAAGCAGTAAACAAAAACCTCACAGATCCTCCATTACTTTCTCCAAATTATTAAAAAAAGGTTTGATTTGAGTTGGACTTTAATAATCTTTTAGCTTGTTTATTAAAACAGAGTTTGTTCAGTCATACTCACTTGTGATAATGGTTTTACAGATTTGGCCAATAATCCCCCGATGTACTGAACGTGAGGCAGAAGTGGACGAGGAAACTCAAGAGTGAAGTCTACATTGTACAGCCAGAGCTCAGCTTTCAAGTGAAGATTGGCTATAGTTGGTCTAGATTCAGCAGGAAAATGTTCTTTGATTACACCATCAAACAGTGAGTCCATCTTTTTCAGGACTACTAACGAAACGAAAAAAGCCAATGTGTTCTTCAAACGGCCAAAGAAATCCATCTGGTCGGTGAGCTGTGTCTGAAACAACGGACTATATGACAGAGGACTTGGCATTCCTACACGGTGAGCATTGGCCATTATTGTAGGAAAAAAAGCAATAAATGGGAGTCCCAGCTTCTCTGAGACCAGCATAGCGCAGGGGTTGAATGCATCCACTACCGCAATGTCATAATGTTCCTCCTTTAAAAAGTTAATGATTTCCGACTGGTGTAGCGTCATGTTGCACTGAAGAGACAGCTCCCTCATAAGTGTCAGGACTGTCCCCATGTTAGTTCTGAAAGGAAGATGTATCAATCATAATCAGTTTATGTAAAGGAAAATAAGAGCTTGCTATGGTTGAGTTTTACTTCTGAAAATGCTGTTTGCCTGGCCGATCTAAATATTTGTTCAATGGCTCAGAGTATTTCAATCAGTGAGTCAGTATAACAAATGCATAAACCCCATATTGTTTGCATAACAGGTGCAACTTAATATAGCTTTTCATTTTGCAACTGTATTTGGTAtatgtactgattaaccacttgcttactgggcacttaaaccccctcctgtccagaccaattttcagctttcagcgctgatgcactttgaatggcaattgcgcggtcatgctacactgtacccaaatgaaatttttatcatttttttcccacaaatagagctttcttttggtggtatttgatcacctctgcggtttttattttttgttaaaaaaaatttaaaagaccgaattttttcttgtaaaaaaaaaaaaaacgaatttaaatttttttttatattttgttataaaattttgcaaacgggtcatttttctccttcattgatgtacactaatgaggcggcactgatgggcaccgataggtggggtggcagtaatgggcactgatgggtggcagtgatgggcactgatgggtggcaataatgggcactgataacactgataggcagcactgctaggtggcactgattggcaccactggtgggcatttataggttgcactcatgggcattgataggtggcactg
This window of the Aquarana catesbeiana isolate 2022-GZ linkage group LG01, ASM4218655v1, whole genome shotgun sequence genome carries:
- the LOC141132590 gene encoding UDP-glucuronosyltransferase 3A1-like; this translates as MATCKKQTAFLLFFALQFLCIPGAKILTICFNGGSHYLLMDEISRILQNDGHEVRLFLQNGERMPPGYKRPPSPYPVTTYSLNEKYLQEFRATLTGIQKGFLQGRTNMGTVLTLMRELSLQCNMTLHQSEIINFLKEEHYDIAVVDAFNPCAMLVSEKLGLPFIAFFPTIMANAHRVGMPSPLSYSPLFQTQLTDQMDFFGRLKNTLAFFVSLVVLKKMDSLFDGVIKEHFPAESRPTIANLHLKAELWLYNVDFTLEFPRPLLPHVQYIGGLLAKSVKPLSQELEDFISESGDAGFIVVTLGSMLSSLPLVEFIKEMNGGFAKIEQKVIWSYQRSKWPQEVEIAPNLKIMDWVSQNDLLGHPKLRLFVTHGGMNSLMEAVYHGVPVLGIPLLGDQKENMVRVKAKQMGTYILPGQLKADNFASTIQHIIENKSFKTSAMKLQAIRRSQPFPPDQQLLRWVDHIIQSGGGGHLHPYSYKLPWYQYWLLDVILFFFVVLTVAIYLIVTLFRALIRKFCSAGKLKRN